One genomic segment of bacterium includes these proteins:
- a CDS encoding phosphatase PAP2 family protein, with translation MRRRLQALALYRIELDRWAVVYLVVSGFYPLLRPDVVARPYERLVWHLGAALFVWFLPPLARMSRSALVRFLGEIYLPFAFPLFYAEMEYLGIVFHGFHDSFDPVLIGWEERIFGLQPSLAWSRAWPWAWFHELMEMAYFSYYALAPLVLAMIVRDGGLPAGRRWPAIRAFARDLGGVMLLCYTLYTFFPAWGPKYFRTGPIPVEGWIFTDIMRYIHANGAILGAAFPSSHVAASMVAWWHVWRLFPRHRWWMSTLFALLCSATVYCRYHYVVDVIGGLMLGALVIWAGEHLYETGRRLPWRSWRPPAPPRLRWTRR, from the coding sequence GTGCGCCGTAGACTGCAGGCGCTGGCCCTGTACCGCATCGAGCTGGACCGCTGGGCCGTGGTGTACCTGGTGGTCAGCGGCTTCTACCCGCTGCTGCGCCCCGACGTCGTGGCGCGGCCCTACGAGCGTCTGGTCTGGCACCTCGGCGCGGCCCTCTTCGTGTGGTTCCTGCCGCCGCTGGCCCGCATGTCGCGCTCGGCCCTGGTGCGCTTCCTGGGCGAGATCTACCTGCCGTTCGCGTTCCCGCTGTTCTACGCGGAGATGGAATACCTGGGCATCGTCTTCCACGGGTTCCACGACAGCTTCGACCCGGTGCTGATCGGCTGGGAGGAGAGGATCTTCGGGCTGCAGCCGAGCCTGGCCTGGAGCCGGGCCTGGCCGTGGGCGTGGTTCCACGAGCTGATGGAGATGGCCTATTTCAGCTACTACGCCCTGGCGCCGCTGGTGCTGGCGATGATCGTGCGCGACGGCGGTCTGCCCGCCGGCCGGCGCTGGCCCGCGATCCGCGCCTTCGCGCGCGACCTGGGCGGCGTGATGCTGCTCTGCTACACCCTGTACACGTTCTTCCCGGCGTGGGGGCCGAAGTACTTCCGCACCGGCCCGATCCCCGTCGAGGGCTGGATCTTCACCGACATCATGCGCTACATCCACGCCAACGGCGCGATCCTGGGCGCCGCCTTCCCGAGCAGCCACGTCGCCGCCTCGATGGTGGCCTGGTGGCACGTCTGGCGGCTCTTCCCCCGCCACCGCTGGTGGATGTCGACCCTGTTCGCGCTGCTCTGCTCGGCGACCGTCTACTGCCGCTACCACTACGTGGTGGACGTCATCGGCGGCCTGATGCTGGGCGCGCTGGTGATCTGGGCCGGCGAACACCTGTACGAGACGGGCCGCCGCCTCCCCTGGCGCTCGTGGCGGCCGCCGGCGCCGCCCCGCCTGCGCTGGACGCGCCGCTAG
- a CDS encoding stomatin-like protein, translating to MIAAVVVVFLVLIVIARTAIVVPQQSAYIVEYLGKYRKTIQAGFHILVPFVEKVAYKHSLKERAFDIAEQVCITRDNVQVGVDGVLYLKVLDPQRASYGISDFNFAITQLSQTTLRSEIGKIDLDRTFEERATINQQVVQELDKATEPWGVKVLRYEIKNINPPRDVLSAMEKQMRAEREKRATILTSEGERDAQINRAEGEKQRVIKESEANQLQQINEAQGEAAAILAVATATAEGLRQVASALSTPGGDQAMRLRVAEQYVGEFGRLAKVGNTLVLPANLSDVGSMIALATNIVKGGSAGEAR from the coding sequence ATGATCGCCGCCGTCGTCGTCGTATTCCTGGTCCTGATCGTGATCGCCAGGACCGCGATCGTCGTGCCCCAGCAGTCCGCCTACATCGTGGAATACCTGGGCAAGTACCGCAAGACCATCCAGGCGGGCTTCCACATCCTGGTGCCCTTCGTCGAGAAGGTCGCCTACAAGCACAGCCTCAAGGAGCGGGCCTTCGACATCGCCGAGCAGGTCTGCATCACGCGTGACAACGTGCAGGTCGGCGTCGACGGCGTGCTGTACCTGAAGGTGCTCGACCCGCAGCGCGCGTCGTACGGCATCTCCGACTTCAACTTCGCCATCACGCAGCTGTCCCAGACCACGCTGCGCAGCGAGATCGGCAAGATCGACCTGGACCGCACCTTCGAGGAGCGCGCCACGATCAACCAGCAGGTGGTGCAGGAGCTGGACAAGGCGACCGAACCGTGGGGCGTCAAGGTGCTGCGCTACGAGATCAAGAACATCAACCCGCCGCGCGACGTGCTCAGCGCCATGGAGAAGCAGATGCGCGCCGAGCGCGAGAAGCGCGCCACGATCCTCACCAGTGAGGGCGAGCGCGACGCCCAGATCAACCGGGCCGAGGGCGAGAAGCAGCGGGTCATCAAGGAGTCCGAGGCCAACCAGCTGCAGCAGATCAACGAGGCGCAGGGCGAGGCCGCGGCCATTCTGGCCGTCGCCACGGCCACCGCCGAGGGCCTGCGCCAGGTCGCTTCGGCGCTCAGCACCCCCGGCGGCGATCAGGCCATGCGCCTGCGCGTGGCCGAGCAGTACGTCGGGGAGTTCGGCCGGCTCGCCAAGGTCGGCAACACGCTGGTCCTGCCGGCGAACCTCAGCGACGTGGGTTCGATGATCGCGCTGGCGACCAACATCGTGAAGGGCGGGTCCGCGGGCGAGGCGCGCTAG